One Gadus chalcogrammus isolate NIFS_2021 chromosome 22, NIFS_Gcha_1.0, whole genome shotgun sequence genomic window carries:
- the LOC130375984 gene encoding transmembrane protein 272-like, with amino-acid sequence MENKPQGPLLLSVIVVLNLMIWMIMVFAIGLGTIHLNSCPAQPYIPIYLMVLGVSSLLLLALSYVQSSRKQCVVSILTSACISLLHIFTTCWFVAGTLWVYSIYPPSYSDAVDGYCQKNVYHFAFYLTNLCWLLVIVTLLYGGCLLLLNCLDAGTRGRGLSRKNNDSYGGTNSHSIVTIGCT; translated from the exons ATGGAGAACAAGCCCCAAGGTCCTCTGTTGCTTTCAGTGATAG TTGTACTGAATCTCATGATATGGATGATAATGGTCTTCGCAATTGGACTGG GGACCATCCATTTAAACAGCTGTCCTGCCCAGCCCTACATCCCCATCTACCTGATGGTGCTGGGGGTCAGCAGTCTTCTCTTGCTGGCCCTAAGCTACGTCCAAAGCTCAAGGAAGCAGTGTGTGGTCAGCATCCTGACCTCCGCCTGCATCAGCCTTCTGCACATCTTTACCACCTGTTGGTTTGTGGCAG GCACCCTGTGGGTCTATTCTATTTACCCCCCCAGCTACTCAGACGCCGTGGACGGATACTGCCAAAAGAATGTCTACCATTTTGCTTTCTACCTCACCAACCTATGCTGGCTTCTTGTGATTGTGACGTTATTATACGGCGGATGCCTCCTTCTGCTGAACTGCTTGGACGCTGGCACCAGGGGGCGTGGTTTGTCTCGCAAGAATAATGATTCGTATGGCGGAACCAATTCTCATTCTATTGTGACGATTGGCTGTACATGA
- the mrpl9 gene encoding 39S ribosomal protein L9, mitochondrial codes for MWGSSRRVLQEVVTSHFRCFSQTPCKNTVVVERWWQVPLAKVGRAPRLHPRRHRIYRLVEDTKLVPKEKNMELILTQTVEKLGGRGDTVCVKKSVGRNKLLAQGLAVYSSPENKQMFAEEIRLLHEGKPEDRIQTRTGQLTVDLLKSSQLKINKWPSNEYTLTKEIACRQFARKMGVIVPLHALTLPEEPIKDVGEYWCEVTVNGIDTVRIPMSVLPYEDPSAKEQKRLRQENAVSITMEASSETAASALEASDVGTSPDVESSAPPGTSPSEDKAGPPMENHPKDGLN; via the exons ATGTGGGGATCCAGCCGCCGTGTCCTTCAGGAGGTAGTGACGTCTCATTTCAGGTGTTTCTCCCAGACACCATGCAAG AATACAGTTGTGGTGGAGCGTTGGTGGCAAGTCCCGCTGGCCAAAGTAGGTCGGGCCCCCAGACTTCATCCACGAAGACACAGGATTTACAGATTAGTGGAGGACACCAAACTAGTGCCGAAAGAGAAGAACATGGAGCTGATTCTGACACAAACGGTTGAAA AGCTTGGGGGGCGAGgagacacagtgtgtgtgaaaaaaTCTGTTGGCAGAAATAAACTGCTGGCTCAAGGTCTCGCGGTTTATTCATCACCAGAAAACAAACAGATGTTCGCCGAGGAGATACGG CTTTTGCATGAAGGGAAGCCAGAGGATAGAATCCAAACACGCACAGGACAACTT acGGTGGACCTCCTGAAATCCTCACAGTTGAAGATTAATAAATGGCCCTCGAATGAGTATACACTCACCAAAGAGATTGCCTGCAGGCAATTTGCCCGGAAG ATGGGAGTTATTGTGCCCCTTCATGCGTTGACACTTCCAGAGGAGCCCATCAAGGATGTAGGAGAGTACTGGTGTGAGGTTACG GTGAATGGAATAGATACTGTGCGTATCCCAATGTCGGTTCTGCCCTACGAAGACCCATCTGCAAAGGAGCAGAAAAGGTTGAGGCAAGAAAATGCCGTTTCTATTACAATGGAGGCTAGTTCTGAAACGGCCGCTTCAGCGTTGGAAGCTTCTGACGTTGGGACCTCTCCTGATGTGGAGTCTTCTGCCCCTCCAGGGACCTCGCCTTCTGAAGACAAGGCAGGACCACCAATGGAAAACCACCCAAAAGATGGACTGAATTAA